The DNA segment CTCGGCCTCGCCACGGAATGCCTTCTCCGCCCAACCAACGCGATGCGACAGGCGCTCCTCATTGGCCGGCAGCGTAGTCAGGCCTGCGCCAGTGCTGCGCGCCAGGTCGATCAGGGCCGGTAAATCGGCGCTGCGTACGGGACGAACGATCATAGTGCCTCCAGAAAATGCGCCCCCTTCCGTCCGGGAAGGGAGCCAGGGAGAGAGCCGTGCTCTCATCCGGCCCAACCAGGGGCCACCTCCTCCCGACGGGAGGAGGGTCAAAGACTCAAACCGCTATCAGGCGGACGCTGGCGCCCTCACCGACAGCCAGGGCTTCGGCGGCTTCCTCGCCAAGCACCACAGGCTTGCCGGGCACCCAGTCGAGCTCGGCGACGATGGCGCGAAAATCCTGCAGTTGGCCATTGCACACCAGGTACTGGCGACCGCCTTTGCCCTGCTCGCCGATTTTCACCGGCACCTGCCGGCTCTGGGCGATGGAACGGATACCCGAGGTGCGGGCATGAAGGGTCGGACCGCCGTCGAAGATGTCGATGTAGTTGTCGGTCTCGAAGCCTTCGCGCATCAGGATGTCGAAGGTGATCTGCGCGCGCGGGTGAACCTGGCCCATGGATTCCTGGGCGTCATCCGGCAGCAGCGGCACGTAGATCGGGTAATGGGGCATCAGCTCGGCGAGGAAGGTGCGGCTCTTCAGGCCCGACAGGCGCTCGGCCTCGGTGTAGTTGAGGTCGAAGAAGTTGCGCCCTACCGCATCCCAGAACGGCGATTCGCCCTTCTCATCGCTGTAGCCGACGATCTCCACCACCACGGCGTCCGCGAATCGCTCCGGATTACTCGCCATGAACAGCAGGCGGCCTCGGGAGTTGAGCTCGGCGATGGGTGTGTTCACCAGGTCGCGCTCGACGTAGAAGCTGGTCAACAGGCTGTTGCCGGTGAGGTCATGGCAGAGCGACAGGACGTGGATCTTGTTGTGGATCGAAAGCGAGCGAGAGGCGTGCACGAACGTCTCGTTGCGGAAGCTGTAGAAGGGCTCGGAGAAACCGGCGGACGCCACGATCGCCGAGCAGCCGACCAAGCGACCGGTCTTGCTGTCTTCAAGGACGAAGAAGTAGCTCTCTTCACCGTTGAAGCTCACTTCGGCGGCAAAGGATGCTTCGGACGCGGCGATTTTCTCGCCCAGCACCTGGGCGTCGTCCGGCAACGAAGTAACACCCACGGGGCTATCCGCGGCCAGGCGCTGAACTTCAGCGAGATCGGCCATTTGCGCGGGGCGCATCACCAGCATGGGGGGTCACTCCTTTTCTTGTTAAAAACTCCGAACGAACCAGTGGTTCCATCCGGAGAAAAGCCAGGCCCCAATGGCCCGGGCTCACGCATGAATCCGTACAGTCGCCGAACGCGGTGCAAGGCCGCGCCCGGCGAGGTCTTACGCCTGGGTCAGTTTGGCGACGGCGCGCTCGAAACGATCCAGGCCTTCATCGATGTCCGCATCCGGGATCACCAGACTGGGCGCGAAGCGCACCACGTCCGGGCTGGCCTGCAGAACCATCACGGCCTCCTTCTCGGCGGCGTTCAGCACGTCTTTCGCCTTGCCCATCCAGGCTTCGGAAAGGACGGCGCCGATCAGCAGGCCGAGACCACGAACTTCGGAGAAGATGCCGTACTTGCTGCCGATCGCTTCGAGACGGGCCTTGAAACGGTCATGTTTGGCGTTGACGCCAGCGAGCACGTCCGGGGTGTTGATCACGTCCAGCACGGCTTCGGCCACGGCGCTGGCCAGCGGGTTGCCACCGTAGGTGGTGCCGTGGGTGCCGACGGCAAGGTGCTTGGCGATCTCGGTGGTGGTCAGCATCGCGCCGATGGGGAATCCGCCACCCAGGCTCTTGGCGCTGGAGAGGATGTCCGGGGTGACGCCGTAGTGCTGGTAGGCGAACAGGTGGCCGCTACGCCCCATGCCGCTCTGTACTTCGTCGAAGATCAGCAGCGCGTTGTGCTCGTCGCACAGCTTGCGGGCGCCTTCCAGGTAGGCCTTGTCTGCCGGCAGCACGCCGCCTTCGCCCTGCACGGGCTCCAGGACAACGGCGCAGGTCTTGTCGGAGATGGCGGCCTTCAAGGCTTCCAGGTCGTTGTAGGGAACGTGGCTGATGCCTTCCATCTTCGGCCCGAAGCCGTCGGAGTACTTCGGCTGGCCGCCAACGGTCACGGTGAACAGGGTACGACCGTGGAAGCTGTTGGTGGCGGAGATGATCTCGTGCTTCTGCGGGCCATAGACGTCGTGGGCATAACGACGGGCCAGCTTGAAGGCCGCTTCGTTGGCCTCGGCACCGGAGTTGGCGAGGAACACGCGCTCGGCGAAGGTGGCATCCACCAGTTTCTTGGCTAGGCGCAGGGCCGGCTCATTGGTGAACACGTTGGAAACGTGCCAGATCTTGTTGGCCTGTTCGGTCAGCGCCTTGACCAGTGCCGGGTGCGCATGGCCGAGGGAATTCACAGCGATGCCGCCGGCGAAATCGATCAGCTCGCGACCGGATTGGTCCCAGACTCGTGATCCCTCACCACGCACCGGAATGAAAGCGGCGGGGGCGTAGTTGGGAACCATCACCTTGTCGAAATCGGCGCGCTCGACCTGCGCATGCTCAACGGACATCAGTTTCTCCTGCCATGTACGGCTAGTGATGAAAGGATTGTAGGGACTGATTCGGGGTTGGCATTGCCGCCATGCGACAACTTCTTACAGCGCCAACCCCGCGAAATCCGGCGCTTATGGAAATGCGACAGAAAGCGTCGGGAA comes from the Pseudomonas sp. TCU-HL1 genome and includes:
- the aruF gene encoding arginine/ornithine succinyltransferase subunit alpha; translated protein: MLVMRPAQMADLAEVQRLAADSPVGVTSLPDDAQVLGEKIAASEASFAAEVSFNGEESYFFVLEDSKTGRLVGCSAIVASAGFSEPFYSFRNETFVHASRSLSIHNKIHVLSLCHDLTGNSLLTSFYVERDLVNTPIAELNSRGRLLFMASNPERFADAVVVEIVGYSDEKGESPFWDAVGRNFFDLNYTEAERLSGLKSRTFLAELMPHYPIYVPLLPDDAQESMGQVHPRAQITFDILMREGFETDNYIDIFDGGPTLHARTSGIRSIAQSRQVPVKIGEQGKGGRQYLVCNGQLQDFRAIVAELDWVPGKPVVLGEEAAEALAVGEGASVRLIAV
- a CDS encoding aspartate aminotransferase family protein, which produces MSVEHAQVERADFDKVMVPNYAPAAFIPVRGEGSRVWDQSGRELIDFAGGIAVNSLGHAHPALVKALTEQANKIWHVSNVFTNEPALRLAKKLVDATFAERVFLANSGAEANEAAFKLARRYAHDVYGPQKHEIISATNSFHGRTLFTVTVGGQPKYSDGFGPKMEGISHVPYNDLEALKAAISDKTCAVVLEPVQGEGGVLPADKAYLEGARKLCDEHNALLIFDEVQSGMGRSGHLFAYQHYGVTPDILSSAKSLGGGFPIGAMLTTTEIAKHLAVGTHGTTYGGNPLASAVAEAVLDVINTPDVLAGVNAKHDRFKARLEAIGSKYGIFSEVRGLGLLIGAVLSEAWMGKAKDVLNAAEKEAVMVLQASPDVVRFAPSLVIPDADIDEGLDRFERAVAKLTQA